The DNA region TTTCTATATTCTAATTGATGGCTTAATATTTAAATTTATTGAAATAAATAAAATTTTACTGTATAAAAATAAATTATATAAGTTCTACTGTGCAATGGCCTCAAGCTGCTGCATTAATTCCTTTTCAACGTGCTCGTTCCATACCATTTCAGGTACATCAACGAATATAAAAAGCTCAGAAAGGAATATTACCTCAAGTGCCGTAACTCCAAGATCCATAAGCCATTTTGAGACACCAACGTTTACCTTTAATTTTCCATTGTCGTCCTCCATTGTAAATGTCAATGCGCGCTCCGCTGCGACTATGTCTCTAAGTATGCCGGCCTTCTGTGCCTGGACTATTGCCTTATTGCCCTCAACCTTGCTCTGTGTTTTCCATCCATTTTCCTTTAAAAAGTTCTCAAAGCTTGATGTAACAGTCTGTAGATCCTTGGATGTTGTTATTTCTATTTCCTTTTTAAATACTCCCATGAAAAAACAAAGGTAATTATTATATATAAATGGTTTGTTATATTATAATATAAAAGCGTAAAAAGTAAAATTTATACGTTATAGATTAATACGTGTATTAGGGCCGATAGATCAGAGGTAGATCGCTTCCTTGGCATGGAAGAGGGCGGGGGTTCAAATCCCCCTCGGTCCATTTAACCAAATATTTTTTATATCTTAAATAACGTTCTTTACAGGAATTAATTTTTATTTTTGTCCTTAAAAATAAGCATATTGTCCGACCTTTTATTATTAATTAATAGGAATATGTATGGATTATAATATATATCATAATTCACCTTTATAGAGAGCTGAAAAGCCCTCATAAAATGGACGTAAGTTTTAATATTAATTTTAATAATATTTTTAAAAGTATATTATATACATGGATTAATTAAAAATTACTATAAAAAGGCGGAAAATAGAAAAAATTTAAAAATAAGAATGCAATTACTAATAACAGTGCCGCTATAGCTCAGTAGGTAGAGCACTCGGCTGTTAACCGAGCGGTCGTCGGTTCAAACCCGACTGGCGGCGCTCATTGAAAAAATTTAAAAAGAAAGAAATAATTAGGTGCAAGGGGGTTGTAGCTCAGCTAGGTAGAGCGCCTGGCTCATAACCAGGTGGTCGTCGGTTCAAACCCGGCCAGCCCCATTAAGTATATATGTATGTTTTTCCATTTTTGGCTTTTTTCATTCATACCTTTCAACTCACAAAAAGACTATGAGGTTTTGTTCTAAGACCTTTTGGTATATCCGTTAACCATGCATGAGAAGACTTATTTTCAATGAAATTTATTTAAAGTATGTTGGAAATTATGTTTATAAATATATCACCTGTGGGCCAAGACATGGATTATGCTGGAGCCCTTGTATTTAATTCCGGCTATTAGTTTTTGATTTCATCATTATTTTTATATCATGAAACGAGTCATATTTATAAAGAATAAAATATTTAATTCATATTTAAATGTATAAATAATAAAAATCTGGATATAATTTAAAGATCTAAAATAGTTATATTTAAAAAATTTATTCATACAGGAAACATTTATCATTAATAATGAAATTCATAAAGATGTCTTTGAATCGATTATAACAACATTTATTTGTTTTTAATAACTTAAAAATGTTAAATGATAGAACATTAAATGATTTTTCAAACGAAAACTTTTATATATTTTAGTATAATACTCATTTCATATGGATATTGCTAATAAAGAGAAGATTGATGGTTTATACAAGCTAAAAAGGGGCGAGGTAAGCACATGGGGTGCCATTGCGGAGGAGATTGCTGCCATGGCACCTGCATGCGATTCCATAGCCTTTGTCGTATCATCCGCCGCATTTGCATTAATATTAACGCCTCTTGCATTTATAGTTGCAACATTAACAATGTTCCTTGAGGTAAATACTTTATATCATTTATCAAAGAGGCATGCAAGTGCAGGTGGCTATTATGGATATATAGCAAATGCCTATGGACCTGTACCTGCGGTTACCGCAGGTTTGATGTACCCAATGTATCAAATAGTAAGCACTGCTGCAATACCGGTCTTTGTTGCTGGCGTGTTCCTGCCAGGTGTTGTTAAATATTTCACTGGATATGCAATGCCTGCATGGATCTGGATTCCTTTTATATTAATAGTTATAATAGTTCCGATAGTAATAGCAATAGTTGGCATAAGGCCGCAGATGAAATACATAAAATACGCTTCATTCTTTGAATTAATCTTCCTTGTGGTTCTATCTGCAATAGAGATAATAAGGGCACCTGACAACACACTAAATGTCTTTAATCCATTTGCATGGCCACAGTTCAATTTAATGTTTAACGAGCATGGAGGTGTCTTTGCAGGCCTGGGCCTTGGCATGGTCTTTGGCTTAACCAGCTTCATAGGCTATGGTGGTTCGGCACCTCTTGGAGAGGAGGTAAACCATCCAAGGGCAATTACCAGGTCACTTTCAGTTGGATTGCTAATGGTGGGCCTTGTGCTAACGGAGGTTGCATATGCCCAGATCGTGGGCTGGGGAACATCGGTACCATTAATAAAGAGCTTTTTAAACCAGTCAATACCAGGAGTCATAGTTGCTGTAATTTATACCGGTGTTATAGGCGGTGTTATGTTCACCTTAATAGCATTTAATTCTGCTTTTTCAGATGCCGTTGCCATGCAGGCAAATGCAGGCAGGGTCTATTTTGCAATGGGCCGTGATGGAATACTTCCGGAATTCTTTGGAAGGATCAATAAAAAGTATGCAACACCGTCAAATGCACTCTGGTTCGTTGCAATAATGTCCTCGATTATATCAATAGCCGTAACCTTTATAATAGGCATGGCCTCAAATGTAAGCATAAATGATTTGATCTTTGACAGGGCCACGAATCCTGCTGTTGTACAAACACTTGAAAACTCATTCGATTTCTTAACAACAATGGCCCTTGGTGGTTTAATAATAACGCATATACTGCTTAACACAAGTGTTATGACACTGTTTAGAAGATTAAAGGAAAGGCACACCAGTATAACGGACTTTGTTGTACATGGAATATCACATTATGTATTTCCAATAATAGCAACAATCATATTTGCATTCGTTCTTTATGAATCTGTTGTTCCACCGGTTTTCCCAATAACAGAGGCCTTAATTGTCATTGCACTTTACACCTCATTTTCAATTTACTACGCATTAAGAATGAAGTATAAAAAACCAGAATTAATGGCAAGGGCCGGAAAATCAGTTAACCTTGTGGACGAGGAGCATTAATGTTAACGGTTAAAAACCTGGGCTCTGGCTATAAAACCACTGATGGGTACATTAAAATATTAAATGATATAAATTTTTATTTAAACAAAAATGAAATAGTTGGTATAATTGGAGAGATAGGCTCAGGAAAAACAACACTTTTAAGGGCCATAAGGGGAGATTTATACATAGACAGTGGTGATATTCTATACAATGGAGAGAGCATATTCTCAAGGGAGGTTTATAAACGCTACAGGGAAAAGGTTATCTATGCAAGGCAGGACTCATTAAATATATTAAAACCGGGTTATTCTGTTGATTTTCAGATAAAAAAGCTTTTTGGCCATGGCAAATACGATTTAAATTATGTAAAAAGGATCTTTGATTATCTTGACCTGCCCATGGAAACTTTAAATAATATTCCTTCAAGGCTGAGTGACGGTACAAGGCATAGAGTTGTAATCGCCATGTCTTTAATGATCAGGCCCGAGATACTTTTACTGGATGAGCCGTTCACCGGTCTTGATATTGATGCAATCACCGGACTCCTAAAACTTTTAAAGGAGATTAAGGATTACACATCAATAATAATTGTGAGCAGCGATGTTGTACCATTATTTAGAATATGCGACAGGATCTATGCAATGAGGAATGGAATGATCCTTGAGGATGGAAAATGGTCTGAAATTCTTTATAAACCACACCACCCATACGTTTACGATATTATAAATGCGATACCTTCATTTGAAAACAGGAATAGAGAATTTACCTTTACAAATAATATGGTAAACAATGGCTGTGTTTACATAAAAAGATGCAGGTTCATGAATGAATCGTGCAAATCTGAAATTTTATATAGATATGATAATGACCATGGATACAGATGCATAAGATATCCGGACTGGTACAATGATAGAGATAAAGAACGTTGATAAATATTATATAAAAAAGGGAATTCTAAAAAGGGATGTATTCTACGCATTGAAGGATGTTAACATTTCATTTTATCCTGGTAAGATATACTCCATTTTTGGAAAGTCTGGTTCCGGAAAGACAACACTGGCAAATATAATATCAGGATATAAAAAACCTGATAAAGGCTCGGTTTTATACAAGAACGGTATTAAGATAAGATATGTATTCCAGGATCCTTATATATCTTTAAACATAACAAAGGATGTTAAATGGCATATAGAGACATCAGCAGGATTAAATAATATAGATTTAAATTATGCCTGGTATATTTTTAATTCAACAGGTCTGGACAAAGATTTATACGAGTACCGGAGCGTCGAATCCCTATCAGGTGGTGAGAGGCAGCTTCTGGCCTTTGCCATGGCATATCTTCAAAAGCCTGATGTTATTGTCCTTGATGAGGCCTTTTCATACCTTGACACATTAAACCTTAGAAGGGTCTTCGAGGTATTAAAAAGAACAAAAAATAATATACTTTACATATATTTTGACAATGATATTAACAGATGCCTTTTCCTGTCTGATTTCATCTACGTTTTAAACAATGGATCATTAGTCGAATCCGGAACGCCGGATATGATGATAAAAAATCCAGGAGCATTTATGAGGAATATTATTGAAAAAATGCCTGATTATAGAAAAAGGATTTAATTCAATGATTTTTCCATTATTATTATATCCTTCCATGATGAATCATAATAATTTTTACCGGTGCTCCTGTATCCCAGGGATTCATAGTAATCCTCAAGCTCTTTAATTGCCTCTATCTCTATCTTTTTTATCCCGAGCTGAGACGCTATGGATTCAACGGCCCTTAATAAAAGGTAACCGGATCCTGGATTATTTGCTGCAAAGTTCCTGGCAAGCATCTCTATTACAATTCTATCAGGATCTTTTATATCCGGCTCAAATCTGAACATTATAATGCCATCTATGTTTCCCCTTGATTCCTTTATTAAAACAACATTGTTTTTTTCAAGGCCCCATTCATAGAAGTATTTTAATTTATAATCACGCATGTTTTTATCATTTGATTGAAATCTTTTGTTTACATCGTATTTATTAATTAATCTGTAACCCCGTGGCAGGTTAACATAGATATCATTTTTAAGATTTATCACTGGCATAATATATAAAAAATCATGAATGAATTGATAAAGCTTTTGGATTATACATTTTTTATTATAAATAATAAAAATATTTTATAAACCTAAAAGAAACAGCAGTAACAGCCATCTCCCGTATAATAGACCTTGAAGCTGCCGTTGTTTATTATATTTCCAGGCTCTGCAATTATACCAGAATTTGAGACCATTGTTATGTTTTCATATTGAAACGACGATATTGGGGCGGTCTGGCCATTTACAGTTGCATAATCACTCATTGATAATCCTGTATAATATCCACCATAGTAGGCCGTGCCAAAATCCGAAAGGCAGCTGAGCTGACCGTTTATCTCAGGCCTTTCCTCAATCCATTCTGCGGAGAGCATTGATGAATTATAGTAAACCTCTTTGAAGAATCTTTCATTTTCTGAAGTATCATTTAGATATATATACCAGAGATCCGGCGATTTTGCAAGGAATATATGAACATTTATAATGTTTCCTGGATATACAGTCATGTTTATTGGTGTTTCAGCGGCAGGGAGTATTTCATACCAGGCTGAAAATGAGGCGCCACAGTCATACTGTGATGTTGTTCCTGCCTGTATTAATGATGAATCACCATTAAAGAAGCCACCAATACCAACCCACTGCGCCGAGTATGTGCATGAACATGATGTATTAACATTCTGTACAATCCAGGAACCGCTGACACCTGTAACCTCTGGCTTTGGGCTGCCAAAACCTGTTGCGACAACGTAGCCGGCCCAGTTTGATGAATCCACTCCATTTCTTTCAACGTTTGTTCTCTTAATGTTATTATGCAATGGCATTATTGAAAATGCAAGGATTAAAATCAATATAATTATTATAATCCTGTTTGCCATGACATTATAAATCATGGAGATATTTTAATTTTTTGAAATTAATTTATAGGGACTAATTTATAGAAACTGGCAGAAGAACTCAATTTCAAGATTTACAGTATTGCCAAATACATTAATGACATCATCGTTTATCACAGAATTATCAATAATATTCCTCATGAAATCAACAAATCTTTTAAGATCGTTTGAATCTTTTCCCATTCACCTATGTAAATATTTTTTGAATTTTTTCCTGAAAAGGTTTCAAGATAGATCCATTCGCCTGCAAGCAGCATGGATAAAATTAATATAAAATCATCCTTTTCAATGATGCTTTCCATGTAATCTATGTATTTCCTGGTTGTTTTTGATATCTCTATTTTTTTTATATCTATATTATTTTCATAAAAGAATCTATTAAAGAAGTTCAGTTCATCGTTGTTTATTAATGACATGAACCATGAAAACATATTTTTATCTTCAGATAATTCAATAAGTTTTTTTAAAACCTTTAAATCCTCAAGAACAAAGAAATAATCCTGTTCAAAATAATCGATTAATGACCTTTCAGTGATTCTGTTTTCAATAAATAATCTTGAAAATTCAGTGTTTAAGGCCCTTTTAAAATCAGATTTATTAACAAGAAAATCTGAGTTGTTCATATTCTTATATTTAAAAACATGATTTATATTTTATTTTAAAAATTATGATCTTTCAAGCAGTTCTTTGTAATCCATCATTGCAGAGATTATTTTATCCTCGTTTATCATTGTTTCATTATTGTTCAGTTCCATGCAGGCCCTTGATATGTTTCCTATGATCCTTTCAGGGTTCAGCCATGATTTGTACTCGCCAAGATCAATTGACCTTGCAGCAGCAATGACATCATCACTGGAGTTTAAAATTTTTGATGCCTCTGATTGAACGAATTTAAAATATTTTAACGCTGCATCGATTTTTTCTGTTCCGTATGAAACAGGACCGTGTCCTGGAACATATACTCTTGCCCTTAGACTCTTTAAAAACTCCAGGGCCATGATGCTTCCGCGGATGCTGCCTGTCATTGCGAAGGGTGTGCATGGTTTTGAAAATAGAATGTCGCCGGTAAAAACTATCTTATTATCAGGTATGTATGCTATTAAATCCCCGGATGTATGCGCATTTGGCAAATGCATGACCTTTATCTCCTTTTCATCGATGTATAATGAGATGCCATGGCTCACGGTTATATCAGGAACACTGTACCTTGACCTTGAAAAATCAAAATCTGGAAAGTATTTTGAATAAAGCTTTTCCGTTGGGTCATTTATAGATTCCAGGTAATTTGATTGTGCTATATTTATTGCGTTCTCAAACATGTAATTTGTCCATGCATGATCCCCATGGGCATGCGTATTTACTATGATTCTTACAGGCACATTTGATATCCTTGATATCTCATTTATGTAATTTTTTGCCATGTCCTCGGTTGCAAGTGAGTCTATAACGATGTTCATTTTATTGCCTTTTATAAAGCCACTGTTGCCGCGGAACCATGTGCCAGGCTCATTTATGTACGCATAAATATTATCATCAATGTTTATCATTTCCATTTTATCAAATAATATAATTTTTAAAGGTTATTATCCTTTTTGTTTTTTATAAATCTATTTTTCATAGAGCCATTTAAAGACATCGCCATAGCCTATAAAACCTGAATCACCAAGAACCTTTCTTATAATAAAAAGTCCGGCATCCTGGCCCTTATCACCGTATATTGAGTAAACAAGATCCGGGCATATTAAAACATGTATTCCAAGATCAAATAATTCCATGGCTGCAAGAAGTACAGATGCATCTGTTTCAACGCCTGTTATTAAAAATTCGTTTATATTGTATTTTTCTATTTCGTTTAGAAAATCATCGTTGATTATTGAGTATCTGTTATGGTAATATGTTTTATATCCATTTATGTCAATGTTTTGAATTACATCTGTATCTGGCGATCCATGAAAGGCATTCCACCATTCCATGTTCCTTCTAAATGGAGATTTTTCGTCATTTAAAAATAGAAATATGTATACCTTTAAATATTTTGAATAGCCGTTCCTTAAAATGTCAAAGATTCTATAAAATGTTTTTAATGTGCCCGGGTTCTCGAATCCCTTTTGTGGATCTATTACTATTATTCCCTTCATATGGCATCAAGAGGTTTCTTCTTGGTTTCTGGTGCATATCTTACTGTAACAATAAGACCAATAATCTCAAAAACTGCAAAGAAGAGCATTGAGTATTTAAAACCAAAGCTGTACATTATTATTGGAAATGCAACAACACCAAGAATTGCACCTATTCTTGATGATAGTGTTGCAAAGCCCATGGCAGTTGACCTTATTCTTGTTGGAAAGATCTCAACAGGGTATGTAAATGTTAATTCTCCAGGACCAAGATTATGTGAAAAATGCATAAATCCGAACATAAAAAATAGTATTAAAAAGCCCATGTTGCCGGTGAAATAAAGTAATAGCATTGGTATTAAAGGCAGAAGAAAACCAATGATCTCCATTCTTCTTCTGCCGGCACGCTCTATCAAATACCATAGAACGATGAAACCGAGTATGACAGGAACCTCCTCAAGAAGAGAACCAAGAACGCTGATTATATATGATGATGTGTCAGAAAACAGAGATGGTGTATAAGTCCATATTCCATAGCTTGCAACGTCGTATGAGAACCATGCAATTGAAACAAAGATTGTGTATTTTAGATACTTTTTGCTGAACAATTCCCTTATTTCCGTTCTGCCACCGTTTACATATGGATTTTTTACGTTTTTATAAAATTCATTTTCTACTTTAATTGCAGATTCATAATGGCCTGATTTTATTAAATAGTATGGTGACTCTGGCATTGATCTCCTTAAAAGCACAACGATCAACGGTATTGCCGCAGCACTTATGTACATGTACCTCCAGGCATTTAATCCTGTATAAAGCACAAAGAATATTGAAACGATGTAAAAGGCTATAAAGCCAATATTCCAGTTGAATATATTGTATATAAGATATTTACCCCTGACGTTTCTCGGTGAGAACTCTGCCTGTATCGATGAGCTTATAGGATAATCCGCGCCTATGCCTATTCCTGCAAGTACCTCAAAGATTATGAATTCAATAACGTTCCTTGATAACCCTGTTAAGAATAAAAATACCGATGTTATTAAAAGGTCGTATTCATATATTTTTTTCCGCCCAAATCTGTCAGATAAATAACCAAACGTTAGTGATCCAAAGAACATTCCAAGAAGCGCGGAAGATGCCATTAATGATATTTGATACGGCAATGGCATAAAATAGTTTTTTAAATACAATAAGGCTACTGCATATATGCTTAAAACATAGCCATCCATTATAACACCGGCTGATGATAACAGCGTTATCTTTAACAATTTTCTGCTGGCCGGTATCTCGTCAAAGGAAACGCTTTCCATATACGAACAGAAGTTCGGTATTATTTATAAATTTTTCTTTTATTTCAATGTTAATTATTTATTACTAGAATTAATTAAAAATTATGTATAATATTTATAATATATTAAATATATTTTTATAAACAAAAATAATTTGTTTACAATGAAGGCTGCATTATTATATAAAAATGAGAAAAAACTGAGAATAGAGGATGTTCCTGTTCCAGAGATAAACGACGATGAGGTTCTAATCAAGGTAAAGGCTGCAGGGATATGCCATACAGAGTTACATTTCATTGATAATGTTTTAAATGCCGGTAAATATCCGATTATACCAGGGCATGAGGTTGCCGGAATAGTATACAAAAAAGGTAAAAATGTGAAGAGTCTTGATTTAAATGATAAGGTGCTTTTATATTATTACCGTGGCTGCGGTAAATGTGATTTCTGCATTAATGGCCAGGAGAACCTATGCACAAATCCGGAAATGGAGTATGGATTTATAAATGACGGCGGCTTTTCAGAATATATAAAGGCCAGGGAGACTGACCTTGTAAAGCTCAACGATGATATCGATATATATTCAATTGCCCCAATAGCATGCAGCATAAGCACCGGAATACACGCATTAAACATGGCCAAACCGGAATTGAATGACAGGGTTCTTGTTTACGGTGTTGGAGGCGTTGGCTTTGGATTGATACAGCTTAATAAATTAAGGGGCTGCAGGGTTTTTTCTGCATCAAGAAATGATAAAAAACTGGACATTGCAAAGAAGCTCGGCTCTGATTATAATATAAATACATACAATGAGAATATAGTAAATAAAGTAAAAAGCATGGGCGGTGTTGATATTATATACGATCTTGTTGGTTCAAATGAAACAATAAAGAATGATATAGAAATGTTAAATAAGGCTGGTAAACTGGTATTAATAGGCTATGACGGCAGTAATGTAAATATAAATCCGCTGGATCTGATAATAAATGAAATAAAAATAATATCATGCGTTGGCAATACAAGATACGAGCTG from Picrophilus oshimae DSM 9789 includes:
- a CDS encoding GNAT family N-acetyltransferase encodes the protein MPVINLKNDIYVNLPRGYRLINKYDVNKRFQSNDKNMRDYKLKYFYEWGLEKNNVVLIKESRGNIDGIIMFRFEPDIKDPDRIVIEMLARNFAANNPGSGYLLLRAVESIASQLGIKKIEIEAIKELEDYYESLGYRSTGKNYYDSSWKDIIIMEKSLN
- a CDS encoding isochorismatase family protein, whose translation is MKGIIVIDPQKGFENPGTLKTFYRIFDILRNGYSKYLKVYIFLFLNDEKSPFRRNMEWWNAFHGSPDTDVIQNIDINGYKTYYHNRYSIINDDFLNEIEKYNINEFLITGVETDASVLLAAMELFDLGIHVLICPDLVYSIYGDKGQDAGLFIIRKVLGDSGFIGYGDVFKWLYEK
- a CDS encoding APC family permease is translated as MDIANKEKIDGLYKLKRGEVSTWGAIAEEIAAMAPACDSIAFVVSSAAFALILTPLAFIVATLTMFLEVNTLYHLSKRHASAGGYYGYIANAYGPVPAVTAGLMYPMYQIVSTAAIPVFVAGVFLPGVVKYFTGYAMPAWIWIPFILIVIIVPIVIAIVGIRPQMKYIKYASFFELIFLVVLSAIEIIRAPDNTLNVFNPFAWPQFNLMFNEHGGVFAGLGLGMVFGLTSFIGYGGSAPLGEEVNHPRAITRSLSVGLLMVGLVLTEVAYAQIVGWGTSVPLIKSFLNQSIPGVIVAVIYTGVIGGVMFTLIAFNSAFSDAVAMQANAGRVYFAMGRDGILPEFFGRINKKYATPSNALWFVAIMSSIISIAVTFIIGMASNVSINDLIFDRATNPAVVQTLENSFDFLTTMALGGLIITHILLNTSVMTLFRRLKERHTSITDFVVHGISHYVFPIIATIIFAFVLYESVVPPVFPITEALIVIALYTSFSIYYALRMKYKKPELMARAGKSVNLVDEEH
- a CDS encoding MBL fold metallo-hydrolase — protein: MINIDDNIYAYINEPGTWFRGNSGFIKGNKMNIVIDSLATEDMAKNYINEISRISNVPVRIIVNTHAHGDHAWTNYMFENAINIAQSNYLESINDPTEKLYSKYFPDFDFSRSRYSVPDITVSHGISLYIDEKEIKVMHLPNAHTSGDLIAYIPDNKIVFTGDILFSKPCTPFAMTGSIRGSIMALEFLKSLRARVYVPGHGPVSYGTEKIDAALKYFKFVQSEASKILNSSDDVIAAARSIDLGEYKSWLNPERIIGNISRACMELNNNETMINEDKIISAMMDYKELLERS
- a CDS encoding alcohol dehydrogenase catalytic domain-containing protein, whose protein sequence is MKAALLYKNEKKLRIEDVPVPEINDDEVLIKVKAAGICHTELHFIDNVLNAGKYPIIPGHEVAGIVYKKGKNVKSLDLNDKVLLYYYRGCGKCDFCINGQENLCTNPEMEYGFINDGGFSEYIKARETDLVKLNDDIDIYSIAPIACSISTGIHALNMAKPELNDRVLVYGVGGVGFGLIQLNKLRGCRVFSASRNDKKLDIAKKLGSDYNINTYNENIVNKVKSMGGVDIIYDLVGSNETIKNDIEMLNKAGKLVLIGYDGSNVNINPLDLIINEIKIISCVGNTRYELEEAVRLFNENRIKIVIDRFDELKNINNDLEIIRNGQAMGRIVIKFD
- a CDS encoding oligopeptide/dipeptide ABC transporter ATP-binding protein — translated: MLTVKNLGSGYKTTDGYIKILNDINFYLNKNEIVGIIGEIGSGKTTLLRAIRGDLYIDSGDILYNGESIFSREVYKRYREKVIYARQDSLNILKPGYSVDFQIKKLFGHGKYDLNYVKRIFDYLDLPMETLNNIPSRLSDGTRHRVVIAMSLMIRPEILLLDEPFTGLDIDAITGLLKLLKEIKDYTSIIIVSSDVVPLFRICDRIYAMRNGMILEDGKWSEILYKPHHPYVYDIINAIPSFENRNREFTFTNNMVNNGCVYIKRCRFMNESCKSEILYRYDNDHGYRCIRYPDWYNDRDKER
- a CDS encoding G1 family glutamic endopeptidase, which gives rise to MANRIIIIILILILAFSIMPLHNNIKRTNVERNGVDSSNWAGYVVATGFGSPKPEVTGVSGSWIVQNVNTSCSCTYSAQWVGIGGFFNGDSSLIQAGTTSQYDCGASFSAWYEILPAAETPINMTVYPGNIINVHIFLAKSPDLWYIYLNDTSENERFFKEVYYNSSMLSAEWIEERPEINGQLSCLSDFGTAYYGGYYTGLSMSDYATVNGQTAPISSFQYENITMVSNSGIIAEPGNIINNGSFKVYYTGDGCYCCFF
- a CDS encoding ATP-binding cassette domain-containing protein is translated as MIEIKNVDKYYIKKGILKRDVFYALKDVNISFYPGKIYSIFGKSGSGKTTLANIISGYKKPDKGSVLYKNGIKIRYVFQDPYISLNITKDVKWHIETSAGLNNIDLNYAWYIFNSTGLDKDLYEYRSVESLSGGERQLLAFAMAYLQKPDVIVLDEAFSYLDTLNLRRVFEVLKRTKNNILYIYFDNDINRCLFLSDFIYVLNNGSLVESGTPDMMIKNPGAFMRNIIEKMPDYRKRI
- a CDS encoding MFS transporter gives rise to the protein MESVSFDEIPASRKLLKITLLSSAGVIMDGYVLSIYAVALLYLKNYFMPLPYQISLMASSALLGMFFGSLTFGYLSDRFGRKKIYEYDLLITSVFLFLTGLSRNVIEFIIFEVLAGIGIGADYPISSSIQAEFSPRNVRGKYLIYNIFNWNIGFIAFYIVSIFFVLYTGLNAWRYMYISAAAIPLIVVLLRRSMPESPYYLIKSGHYESAIKVENEFYKNVKNPYVNGGRTEIRELFSKKYLKYTIFVSIAWFSYDVASYGIWTYTPSLFSDTSSYIISVLGSLLEEVPVILGFIVLWYLIERAGRRRMEIIGFLLPLIPMLLLYFTGNMGFLILFFMFGFMHFSHNLGPGELTFTYPVEIFPTRIRSTAMGFATLSSRIGAILGVVAFPIIMYSFGFKYSMLFFAVFEIIGLIVTVRYAPETKKKPLDAI